The sequence TAGCATTATGTTTCCTCATCCTTGGAAAGTTTTTGGCTTTGGCTTGCTCTATTCTCTTAATGGTATTCCTGTCACAATTCCTGATGGACAGCAATTGTGGTTTTAATATCTTCATAGGGAAGATCCTTTGAACATTTGGCCCCTCAGTTTCTTGAGTCCGCCTCCAAagatcttctttttctccctactGTATCCAGTCACTCCACTGTCAGATTTACTAGACAGTGGCTTTTGCCAATAACTGCAGCTTTTAATCTCATTTAAGCATCTCAAACTGTAACTATCACCATCTCCTGTCTTTCTAGCTCATTCTCTTTAGTAGAATACTGAAAGGATTTCCCTGGGGGCCTGACACTTTTTTGTTGGCTTTACCCATTTCATGTACTCATTTATCTTAAATGCTCTGCTTAAATAATGGTGGTTTCACTCTCTACCTTGCATCTACCCTCAAATGTCATACCTATCTCTTTTATTGCTCTccaaaaaaaaatcctagttAAATTTGATTTCTTACCTACCAAGGACCCCTAATAGTCCAGTTGAACACAAGAGCACATCAATTTTCTGTACTGGGGCACTGAGTACATATATCATCTGCCTCACAGAGTTGTCATTACCTTGTAGCCATGTATTTATATGAATTACTAAATTTCAAAGTCACCCTTTTAAGAGTAAAGATATTacttatgtattaatataattgaAAAACTTTTTGAACATATAAATGAACCAAATATACATTCTGATATTCCATGTTCTTCTTTAGGAAgtatagaaaatatttgtgttttatcAATGTGGTAATGGGTTAGCAGGCTCCAGGAATGAAATCTGACTTGAGCTCAGTTGTAAGAAAGACATTTAACCTAAAATTAGTTACACAACTTCTTTAGATCTCAGTTTCTAGCTTTCAAATGAGACAGATGGAATGGATGGGGCTGCATTTTGAAGCTTAGCATTCTGTGATGGTGAGAAAGCTCTCatgcttttcttgctttttcatgtttttttttttttttttcctcaaacaaGTTGATAAGGGAAAGAGTTTCCTAGAAGCTGACCTAAAGGTGTGATTTTTCACAGACAGGTTCTATTCACATAGGGCTAGTTACCTGTGAGAAGTAGAAAGTTGGAACCTTTTTCCTAACAGCCATAGCCCCAGGTTATGCAAAGTCTCAGGcacttgtggaatctttctggagtAATCTGATCAATGTGTCTGGTTCCCTTTACCTGGATTGACTCACTATCAAGAatcagataaggaagctgtggtacatatacaccatggaatattgctcagccattaaaaagaattcatttgaatcagttctaatgagatggatgaaactgaagcccattatacagagtgaagtaagccagaaagataaagaccattacagcatactaacacatatatatggaatttagaaagatggtaacgataaccctaaatgcaaaacagaaaaagagacacagatgtacagaacagacttttggactctatgggagaaggcgagggtgggatgtttcgagagaacagcatcgaaacatgtatattatctagggtgaaacagatcaccagcccaggttggatacatgagacaagtgctcgggcctggtgcactgggaagacccagagggattgggtagagagggaggtgggaggggggatcgggatggggaatacatgtaaatccatggctgattcatgtcaatgtgtgacaaaacccactacaatattgtaaagtaattagcctccaactaataaaaataaatgaaaaaaaaaaaaagaatcagataaCTTGATCCTAACATGATACCATCTCCTTTTCCAAAACTCAGTCTCTCCAGGTTGATTTGATCATGGTTTGAGCACCTTGTTCTACATCCTGCCCCTGTCCAAACTCCCTGGATATTTGTTGTGCTTGAAAACTGTGATACCTGTTTGAATTCAGTTGCTCATCCTCTTTCATACAAGAAATGATACCTCATATATTTTGAACAGTTGTTCTTTTCCATGGGTCCTGGCCCATGCCAACATTTCTATTCCCTTTCATCATGTCTTTGGCTTAGAAGATATAGTTATTGGGTCGCTCATACTGTCTGGTGGCCATCTCTAAGATGTGCTCATGTGAATCTATTCCTCACGGACCACCTAAACCAAATACACAATGCAAATGTGACTTGAATgtgttaagttaaaaaaacagatttttctgaGTATTCCTGGCCTTATATCAgtgaacatttatatttttaagtcttaTGCAAGATATCATGTGTGAAaacattttccccaaatatttacaTGTGAGTATATATGTTGGTATTTTCTTATATAGCTGTTGTAAAACTAAGTATGTGGACtataaaattttcttctaatatccacttgtttttctttcagtggGCACCATTCTCAGTAAAGATGGGGACTGGAAACTACACAACTGTGACAGAGTTCATTATTTTGGGGTTAGCAGAGGAGACTACAGtttgtgtcattttatttattgtgtttttgGGAGTCTATCTGTTTACCTTAATAGGCAATATCAGCATAATCATGTTAATCAGAAGCAGCCCTCAGCTTCACACCCCAATGTACCTTTTCCTCTGCCATTTGGCCTTTGTAGACATTGGGTACTCCTCATCAGTCACACCTGTCATGCTCATGGGCTTCCTCAGGGAAGGAACCTCTATCCGTGTTGCTGGTTGTATTGCTCAGCTCTGTTCTGTGGTCACATTTGGGACAGCTGAGTGCTTCCTGCTGGctgccatggcctatgaccgctatgtggccatctgcttGCCCCTGCTCTACTCCACCCACATGTCCCCCAGAATCTGCATTCTCTTAGTAGGGGCTTCCTATCTAGGTGGGTGTGTGAATGCTTGGACATTTACTGGCTGTTTGTTAAGCCTGTCTTTCTGTGGACCAAATAAATTCaatcactttttctgtgattATTCGCCACTTTTGAAACTTTCTTGTTCTCATGATTTTACTTGTGAAATAATTCCAGCCATCTCTTCTGGTTCAATTATTGTAGTCACTGTGTTTATCATTGCTCTCTCTTACATCTACATCCTTTTCTCAATCCTGAAGATGCGCTCCACCAAGGGGCGCCacaaagccttctccacctgcacGTCCCACCTCACAGCAGTCACGCTGTTCTATGGGACCATCACGTTCATTTATGTGATGCCCAAGTCCAGCTACTCAGCTGAGCAGAACAAGGTGGTGTCTGTGTTCTACACAGTCATAATCCCCATGTTGAACCCCCTCATCTACAGTCTCAGAAACAAGGAGGTTAAAGAGGCCATGAGAAAATTAATGGCTAGAACACATTGGTAGTCCTAAAGTAAtctgatttttaataataaacattgTATAATGAAGACTTCTCCTgcagatgaataaataatataCTAAGTAAATTTCAGTGTATATTCATAGTATTCGAAACTCACAAATTTCATTACACTattccaagaaaaaaattcagcgtaaaaaaaaataaatgtgcattCACCAAGATAGGaacattagcaaaaaaaaagttttattcttACTTTATCCACCATTTTTTGCCCCTACATGTAcaaatcttttcaaataaattctgTGCTCTTTGAATGTAGTCTTTGGAAATAACTGCTGGAAGCACCTGAAACTCCTTGAGTGGGAAATATACAGCAGTGTTGCCATCCATAATCTTGTCATCTGACAGAGATGGTGTCCATGGTGTACAGATATCTAAGGACTGAAATCAGTGATGCTAGTAGTTGTAAAGCTTCTGCTGCTTTGTGATCTGAGCAACAGGATTCTTCCCACAATACCTCTGCAGGTGAGTCTCAGCAAGCTAACTCAGAGGATATCTGAAAGCTCCATTTAGCTTAGCTCTTCCCTTTCAGGGATCTATTCTCAAAAATGTGTTCAAGAGTTTCCAGAAGAAAGACTACTGGGGGCTAGCTGACATGACCTGGCTCCTTTCTAGGTCAGAAagtaaggtttctttttttaaggttgttTCAATATTGTCAAATGTATGCTGCATACTCGTAAGGTGTGTTAAACCATTCTTTccctctagtattgttgcctctTATACTGAAATTCTCAGATTTCTTGCACATAATTTCATTGGAACTTCTGGATTAGCCCATAAAATGCTCTCTTTAAACCAGATGGTTTCCTttatagaatttaaaattatttgtatttttatagacCTCTTTGTGTTTCTTCTCCCAGTTGTTTTAATCtatgtagatatttttaaataaaaagagataatatttttaaggatcttatttttcctgtaataaatataaataccaGACTAATCTTAATACAAGTTATATCGTGTGATCTTTCTATTTAGTCATAATCAATGTTTCCACTGTCCACTACATTAAGTCCAGAGTGAGACACGGTAGTGTGAGACATCTCTCCTTTTTGTCCTCCCCTCTTTAAGCAACTAATTAGGCATCCATACATCAACAAAGTGCCTCAGTAGGTGTTGTGGGATCCAGAACCATACACCAAGGGATCCAGGAGGACTCTTGACCACCTATGCATCTAGTAATAGTCAGAAAGACCCCAGTAAGGGCCTCAAAACCAGCAGGAGTCAGTGAATTTGCCCCAATTCTTCTCGGCCCCTGCCAAGGAAAACCTGGAGAGTGCAGACTTGGGCAGAAACCATTGGATCAGAGAGACTGTAGAAATGTAGCTTTCCAGAGGAGGGATTCCTGCATGTAGCTGGAGAAAAATAATAGGAATGTGAGTTTGGATGCAGTGAAGACTACATCTTTGCCAGTACTGCTGTTTCCCCAAGGCAACAGTGCCTGGGGCGGAACTAGCAAGCAGTGTCCTCTCCTGCATAGGAAAAGGATAGCAGTGAGTGAGCACTTGTGTTCCCTGGCATTTCAAGACACTGCGGGAGAAGTCCATCTAAAAAAGTGTTACTGAGGCAATACCTCCatgactggggtggggagatcagaaaagaagaagataAGAATGTTAAAGGACACTAAAGGGATGCAATTAAGCTGACTGTATTCAGTAATTAAGTAAGAAGTCTACAAGCCTCTGGGAGCAGGTATATCCATACAAGTTCAGGGGAAAATCCCAGATATTATAACAAGTACAAAACCATCACTGTAAAATTACAAGACACATTAAGACTGAAGAAAGTATGTCATCACCAAAAGAATAAGAGTTTTCCAGTAACTGAACTCAACGGCACAAAATACTGAAATCTGACAAAGAATTTGAAATATCTGTTTTGGGGAAACTCAACAAGctattaaaaaacacagaaagacagTATATGAAAAAAATGAGTCATTTAACAGAGAgatagaaattatataaaaaagaatccaacagaaattctggagctgaagaattcaataaatgaaatgaaaaatgctatAGAAGGCATCAGGCATCTATAGTAGAGTAGATCAAATGGGAGACAGAGTAAGTGATCTAGCTAGTAGGAACTTTGAAACAATCCGTCCAgaggtgaagaaagaaaaaagcatgacaaagaacaaagaaagatgATGTGATCTTTGGGATGCCATCAAATGTACAAATATTAGAATAGTTGCAGTtccaaaaagagagaagaaggagaagaggggaaagaaagtttattttaaaatataatagctAAGAATGTGCCAAACCTGAGGAGAGATATAGACATCCAAGTTCACGAAGCTAATAGAGCACCCTATTATCTCAATGCAAAAAGACCTTGTACAAGGCATATTATAATGAAACTgtcaaaaatcaaagataaagagaataCCAAAAACAACTGGAGAAAAAGATTGTCACCTACAAAGGAACCCTTTGTAGAATTCCAgtagatttctcagcagaaaccctACAGTCCAGGAAAGAATGGAACGATATATTCAAAGTGTTGGAAAAAATTGCCAGTCAAGAATACTAAAGTTATCCTTCAGAAATGGAGAGAGAATttcccagacaaacaaaagcCGAGGGAGTTCCTAACCACTACATCTGCCTTGCAAGAAATGCTGAAAGGAATTCaagctaaaatgaaaaagtatcagTGActtgaaaacatatgaaaatataaaacaaactggTAAAGGTAAACAGTCATATTTAGAAAACTCCAACTATAATATGATAGTGTGTTAACCACTTAAGTATAGGATAAAGGTTAAAGgaaaagattattaaaaataaatctagcaTTATAATTTGTTAGTGAATACACAatataaaaataggtaaaatgtagcatcaaaaatataaaagtaggGAATGAATGGTGGAACTTATGAATGTGAAAAAAGTTATCAGCTTAAAATGGATTGTTATATATTGAAGATGTTTTATATAAGCTCCATGATAACCTAAAAAGCAGAAACTTAGAGTAGGCTAACAAAAGATAGAGAAAGGGGAAACAGAGCATGGAAAAGCACCAGTTTATAAGGATAAGCtgaaacaagggaaaaaagaaacaactggATTACAAGAGTGCCCATAAGCAATTAATAAGAGAATATTACCAAGTCCTTACAtgttaataattactttaagtgtaaatgggttgaattcATCAACAAAAGGCACAGAGTGActagatggattaaaaaaaaataacaggcaAGTACATGCCGCCTGTAAGAGACTCACTACAGATTTAAGAACACACATAGGCTCAAAGTGATGggatgaaaaaagatattccatgcaagaGGAAACCGAAAGGAAGCAGGTATAGCTCTGCTTCTATTAGATAAAGTAGATTTTaagccaaaaataataacaagATACAAAGAAGGTCACTACATAATGATAATGGGATCAATTTGTGAAGAAAATGTAATAGTTATAAGTATATATGGAAGACCTAAATATATTAAGCAAGTGCTAACAGATCTGAAGGGAGAAACAGGCAACAGTACAACACTAGAACAAGATCAATACTCATTTAAGTATTGATAAAATCAATACTCCATTTAAGCCATGGATGGATCATTCAGACAGAGTATCAGAAAGGAAACATTGGACTTGAACCATATGTTAGATCAAACAGACATATACAGACTAAGACATATAtagaatattggagaaggaaatggcaatccactccagtattcttgcctggggaaccccatggacagaggagcctggcaggctacagcccatggggtcacaagagtcagatacggcttagcgactaaatcatcgtcctcatatataaaacagaccaTTCTATGGTAGCAGAATAACACTCCTCTCAAATGCAGAGTATTTTCTAAGATAGATAATTTGGTGGGAATAGTTTTATCTATCCTAGATCtatcacagttctggagggaGAAACAGGCTCtggcattgcaagcaaattctttactgctgaacctcCGAGGAAGCGCCTGTACCTCCTAGTCTGCGAATAATTCTTTCTagtgtttttttcatttcagctatTGTATTTTCAACTCTGatcagttctttttatattttctagttctttgttgaaattctcacTATACTCCTCCATTGTTTTCTAAGTTCAGTGATCATTTTAATGACCATTGCTTTGAACTCTTTATTAGATAAATTACTTATCTCCATttcattagggtttttttttccttggggtcttatctcattctttcctttggtatctctaattttcttgaagagttctctagtctttcccattctatgttgGGTGGTCTGAAATACCAGACCCGTATGCCGgtctcctgcaaaacctgtatgtacatcaagaagcaacagttagaaccagacatgaaacaacagaatggttcaaaacagggaaaggagtacatcaaggctgtatattgttatcctgcttatgtagcttctatgcagagtacatcatgagaaataacgggctggatgaagctcaagctgaaatcaagatttcggGGAGAGATAttaataacatcagatatgcagatgacaccaccctaatggcagaagtaaagaggaactaaagagcctcttgatgaaggggaaagaggagagtgaaaaagctggcttaaaactagggtaatgggatctggtcccatcacttcatggcaaatagatggggaaacaatggaaacagtgacagactttattttcttgggctccaaaatcactgtggaaggtgactgcagccatgaaattaaattaagatgcttaatctttgggagaaaagctatgacaaacctagacagtgtattaaaaagtagagacattactttgctgacaaagctatggtttttccagtagtcatgtatggatctgagagctgaacaataaaaaaggctgagcactgaagaattgatgccttcgaattgtggtgctggagaagactcttgagagttccttggactgcaaggagatcaaaccagtcagtcctaaaggaaattaaccctgaatattcattagaaggactgatgtggaagttgaagctccaatacttgggccactgatgcgaagagatggctcattggaaaagaccctgatgttgggaaatattgaaagcaggaggagaaggggacgacagaggacaagatggttggatggcaccgctggctcaaaggacatgagattgagcaaactctgggaggtagtgaaggatagggaaggctggcatgctgcagtccatggggtcgcaaagagtcgggcacgactgagcgactgaacaacaacaacaacatatctcattctttcatttggaacatactcctcatcttttcattttgtttgacttTGTTTGTCTATGAGATTAGGTGAAACATTACCTGTCCTGGTCTTCAAGGTGTGTGCTTCTGGGGAGCAtccctttcagtctgtgtgtgctcagtggctttGGTGGGAGACCTGGATCTAAAATTAGCAAGGACCACAGCTTCTCCTGGCAGCCACCACCTTGGTGGGGATTAGAGCTAGACAGAGGGGCTGAAGTCAGAG comes from Cervus elaphus chromosome 1, mCerEla1.1, whole genome shotgun sequence and encodes:
- the LOC122692552 gene encoding olfactory receptor 5P3-like isoform X1; protein product: MGTGNYTTVTEFIILGLAEETTVCVILFIVFLGVYLFTLIGNISIIMLIRSSPQLHTPMYLFLCHLAFVDIGYSSSVTPVMLMGFLREGTSIRVAGCIAQLCSVVTFGTAECFLLAAMAYDRYVAICLPLLYSTHMSPRICILLVGASYLGGCVNAWTFTGCLLSLSFCGPNKFNHFFCDYSPLLKLSCSHDFTCEIIPAISSGSIIVVTVFIIALSYIYILFSILKMRSTKGRHKAFSTCTSHLTAVTLFYGTITFIYVMPKSSYSAEQNKVVSVFYTVIIPMLNPLIYSLRNKEVKEAMRKLMGKESLF
- the LOC122692552 gene encoding olfactory receptor 508-like isoform X2, producing the protein MGTGNYTTVTEFIILGLAEETTVCVILFIVFLGVYLFTLIGNISIIMLIRSSPQLHTPMYLFLCHLAFVDIGYSSSVTPVMLMGFLREGTSIRVAGCIAQLCSVVTFGTAECFLLAAMAYDRYVAICLPLLYSTHMSPRICILLVGASYLGGCVNAWTFTGCLLSLSFCGPNKFNHFFCDYSPLLKLSCSHDFTCEIIPAISSGSIIVVTVFIIALSYIYILFSILKMRSTKGRHKAFSTCTSHLTAVTLFYGTITFIYVMPKSSYSAEQNKVVSVFYTVIIPMLNPLIYSLRNKEVKEAMRKLMARTHW